Proteins encoded within one genomic window of Solibaculum mannosilyticum:
- a CDS encoding YlbF family regulator — protein sequence MDIIEITRELGRAIQQDECYSRYLLAKDANDKDEELQNLIGEFNLKRIAINSENSKADKDQARLGHLNEELTQVYERIMANPHMQEYNAAKVALDSLLQRVNTIIMMCANGADPDTADASACSGSCDGCSSCS from the coding sequence ATGGATATCATCGAAATCACAAGAGAATTAGGACGTGCCATCCAGCAGGATGAGTGCTATAGTCGTTATCTGCTCGCCAAGGATGCAAACGACAAGGACGAAGAATTACAGAACTTAATTGGGGAATTCAATTTAAAGCGCATCGCCATCAATTCGGAAAACAGCAAGGCGGATAAGGATCAAGCGCGTCTGGGGCATCTCAATGAGGAGCTGACGCAGGTGTATGAGAGAATCATGGCGAATCCTCACATGCAGGAGTACAACGCCGCCAAAGTAGCCCTGGATTCCCTTTTGCAGCGCGTCAACACCATCATTATGATGTGCGCCAACGGCGCCGATCCCGACACCGCCGATGCGTCGGCTTGTTCGGGGAGCTGCGACGGTTGCTCCAGTTGCAGCTGA